One genomic segment of Mytilus trossulus isolate FHL-02 chromosome 4, PNRI_Mtr1.1.1.hap1, whole genome shotgun sequence includes these proteins:
- the LOC134716467 gene encoding ankyrin repeat domain-containing protein 34A-like, which translates to MENFKAKVNKWSHKAFCSKNANDKDAQLVFKAISEGKLRLARILIEGKVNVNCQDSDGRTPLIAVCRSNYNIIDEESILHFVQFLIKEEAIINSTDVFCMQALDYATKNGFHQVKEVILGTLLDVLENFSF; encoded by the coding sequence atggagAATTTCAAAGCCAAAGTGAACAAATGGAGCCACAAAGCGTTTTGTTCCAAAAATGCCAATGATAAAGATGCACAACTAGTATTTAAAGCAATTTCTGAAGGTAAATTGAGACTTGCCAGAATTCTGATAGAAGGAAAAGTGAATGTTAACTGCCAAGATAGTGATGGGAGAACGCCGTTAATAGCTGTTTGTAGATCTAATTATAACATTATAGACGAAGAAAGTATTCTGCACTTTGTACAGTTTTTAATCAAAGAAGAAGCAATAATAAATTCTACTGATGTGTTTTGCATGCAGGCTTTAGATTATGCCACGAAAAACGGATTTCATCAAGTAAAAGAAGTTATTTTGGGAACACTTTTAGATGTACTAGAAAATTTCTCATTTTGA